One Melospiza melodia melodia isolate bMelMel2 chromosome 1, bMelMel2.pri, whole genome shotgun sequence genomic window carries:
- the DSEL gene encoding dermatan-sulfate epimerase-like protein produces the protein MALMFTGHTLFLALMVFDVFTFEESVSNYSDWVTFIENVDQYEKQQLEGLSAEQKLKSTVLHPSLYFDPQDVQALRQKARTSHLHLFRAIRSAVMVMLSNPLYYLPPPKHIDFAAKWNEIYGNNLPPLAFYCLLCPEDKAAFDFALEYMDRMAGYKNWLVENAPGDEVPLGHSLTGFATAFDFLYNSLENERRQKYLEKIWSVSEEMYEYSKVRSWGKQLLHNHQATNMLALLIGALVAGVDKGSQANIWKHTVVDVMEKTMFLLNHIVDGSLDEGVAYGSYTAKSVTQYVFLAQRHFGINNLENNWLKMHFWFYYATLLPGFQRTVGVADSNYNWFYGPESQLVFLDKFIMKNGAGNWLAQQIRKHRPKDGPMVPSTAQRWSTLHTEFIWYAAEITPQPPPDYGTAKMHVFPNWGVVTYGAGLPNSQTNTFVSFKSGKLGGRAVYDIVHFQPYRWIDGWRSFNPGHEHPDQNSFTFAPNGQVFVSEALYGPKLSHLNNVLVFAPSPTSQCNQPWEGQLGECAQWLKWIGDEVGDSTGEIITASQAGDMMFVSGEAVSAYTSAMKLKSVYRVLLLLNSQTLLVVDHIEKEEDSPVNSVSAFFHNLDIDFKYIPYKFKNKYNGAMMDVWDAHYKMFWFDHRGSSPVARIQEAEQAAEFKKRWTQFVNVTFPMKNTLTRIVYLFYGPYVNVSNCRLMDNAKSGFQISLSVNNTENTISVVTEYQNLKARFDYLGFGGFAKVVHGNKVTKFGLGTESVKKDIKNNRVVFPFGFKVNIIAGLILGVSLVILAFQWRFYISFGKMLRWILILVVTLWLIELVDVWSMCTQPICAKWSTDMTRLERDKGNKAKQLEGNPVVLPDVIITSLPTSGAEILKQLFFNTSDFLYIRIPTPYLEIPETEFEIDSFVDPCEWKVSDVQNGNFRLIQGWLQSLVQDTKLHLQNIHLYEASRSKIAQHSALSKDKKKRSKKRESLLEQRSRARGSQEKDAEYIRELRRHLVYYPNARPVLSLISGSWTLKLPFFQEILGPSMRALYVVRDPRAWVYSMLYKNKPSLYSLKNIPQRLAAMFKGENGKGKCSLNEGYASEFESLRKEISNSNSNAISVLSYLWLANTAAAMRINRDLLPTNYQLVKFEDIVSFPQKTAEKIFAFLGIPLPPASLNQILFATSTSLFYIPYEGEISPSSIHAWKQNMPHEEIRQIEDICCSLMDHLGYPKFIE, from the coding sequence ATGGCTCTGATGTTCACGGGGCATACTCTATTTCTAGCATTAATGGTGTTTGATGTCTTCACTTTTGAAGAATCTGTAAGCAATTACTCTGATTGGGTGACTTTCATAGAAAATGTAGATCAATATGAAAAACAGCAACTTGAAGGTCTTAGTGCTGAGCAGAAGCTGAAAAGTACAGTTCTTCATCCAAGCTTGTATTTCGACCCTCAGGATGTTCAGGCACTGAGGCAAAAGGCTCGTACAAGCCATTTGCAtctcttcagagccatcagaagTGCAGTGATGGTTATGCTGTCCAACCCTTTGTACTACCTACCTCCACCCAAGCACATTGATTTTGCGGCCAAGTGGAATGAGATTTATGGTAACAACCTGCCCCCTCTGGCATTCTACTGTTTGCTGTGCCCCGAAGATAAAGCTGCGTTTGATTTTGCCCTAGAGTATATGGATAGAATGGCTGGCTACAAAAACTGGTTGGTTGAGAATGCTCCTGGAGATGAAGTGCCACTCGGACACTCCCTGACAGGATTTGCCACTGCTTTTGACTTCTTGTATAattcactggaaaatgagagaagGCAAAAATACCTGGAGAAGATATGGTCCGTAAGCGAGGAGATGTATGAGTACTCCAAGGTTCGTTCCTGGGGAAAGCAGCTTCTCCATAATCACCAAGCAACCAATATGCTGGCTCTGCTTATTGGGGCTTTAGTTGCCGGAGTGGACAAAGGATCTCAGGCGAATATTTGGAAACACACTGTGGTTGATGTGATGGAGAAAACGATGTTTCTCCTCAATCATATTGTGGATGGGTCTCTGGATGAGGGAGTAGCTTATGGGAGTTACACAGCCAAGTCAGTAACACAGTATGTTTTCCTGGCCCAGCGCCACTTCGGCATTAACAACTTGGAGAATAACTGGCTAAAAATGCACTTTTGGTTTTACTATGCCACCCTACTGCCAGGTTTCCAGAGGACTGTGGGTGTTGCAGATTCTAATTACAACTGGTTTTATGGTCCTGAGAGCCAACTGGTTTTCTTGGATAAGTTCATCATGAAGAATGGAGCTGGTAACTGGCTGGCACAGCAAATTAGAAAACACAGACCCAAGGATGGGCCAATGGTGCCATCCACTGCACAGAGGTGGAGTACATTACATACAGAATTTATATGGTATGCTGCTGAAATCACTCCTCAGCCACCTCCTGACTATGGTACTGCTAAAATGCATGTGTTTCCCAACTGGGGAGTTGTTACTTACGGGGCTGGATTGCCAAACAGTCAGACAAACACTTTTGTATCCTTCAAGTCTGGGAAACTCGGTGGGCGTGCTGTCTATGATATTGTTCACTTTCAACCCTACAGATGGATTGATGGGTGGAGAAGTTTCAATCCGGGACATGAACATCCCGATCAGAACTCCTTCACTTTTGCTCCCAATGGACAGGTGTTTGTATCTGAGGCTCTTTATGGACCTAAACTCAGCCACCTGAACAATGTCTTGGTGTTTGCTCCATCTCCTACAAGCCAGTGCAACCAGCCTTGGGAAGGACAGCTTGGTGAGTGTGCCCAGTGGCTGAAGTGGATTGGTGACGAGGTTGGAGACTCAACTGGAGAAATTATCACAGCCTCGCAGGCTGGTGACATGATGTTTGTGAGTGGTGAGGCAGTATCTGCTTACACATCAGCAATGAAATTGAAAAGTGTGTATCGCGTTTTGCTGCTCTTAAACTCTCAGACATTGTTAGTGGTTGACCATATTGAGAAGGAGGAAGACTCTCCTGTTAATTCAGTCAGTGCCTTTTTTCATAATCTTGACATTGATTTCAAATACATACCCTATAAGTTTAAGAACAAGTACAATGGAGCTATGATGGATGTGTGGGATGCCCACTACAAGATGTTTTGGTTTGATCATCGTGGGAGTAGTCCTGTTGCTAGGATACAGGAGGCTGAACAAGCTGCTGAATTCAAAAAGCGATGGACTCAGTTTGTAAATGTTACCTTTCCAATGAAAAACACGCTTACAAGGATTGTTTACCTTTTCTATGGCCCATATGTCAATGTTTCTAACTGTAGACTCATGGATAATGCAAAATCTGGATTTCAGATTTCGCTCAGTGTCAACAACACTGAAAATACCATCTCTGTTGTGACTGAGTATCAGAATTTAAAGGCAAGGTTTGATTACTTGGGATTTGGTGGTTTTGCTAAAGTAGTTCATGGGAATAAAGTGACCAAGTTTGGTCTTGGTACTGAATCTGTGaaaaaagatataaaaaataaTAGGGTAGTTTTCCCATTTGGATTCAAAGTGAACATAATTGCAGGGTTAATTTTGGGCGTCAGTTTGGTCATACTGGCTTTTCAGTGGCGGTTTTACATATCCTTTGGCAAAATGTTGCGTTGGATCCTGATCCTGGTTGTTACACTGTGGCTTATTGAATTGGTGGATGTGTGGAGCATGTGTACTCAGCCCATCTGTGCAAAGTGGAGCACTGACATGACAAGGCTAGAACGTGATAAAGGCAATAAAGCCAAACAATTAGAAGGAAACCCTGTCGTTTTGCCAGATGTTATCATTACTTCACTTCCCACTTCTGGTGCAGAAATTTTAAAACAGCTGTTTTTCAACACCAGTGACTTTTTATACATCAGGATACCTACACCCTATCTTGAAATTCCTGAGACTGAATTTGAAATTGATTCCTTTGTAGATCCATGTGAATGGAAGGTTTCTGATGTCCAGAATGGTAATTTTCGTCTTATCCAAGGGTGGCTCCAGTCTCTAGTTCAAGACACGAAGTTGCATTTACAAAACATTCATTTATATGAAGCTAGCAGAAGTAAAATTGCTCAGCATTCTGCATTAagcaaagacaaaaagaaaaggtCCAAAAAGAGAGAATCCCTATTAGAGCAAAGAAGCAGGGCAAGAGGAAGTCAAGAAAAAGATGCTGAATATATTAGGGAACTGAGAAGACACCTTGTCTACTATCCTAATGCACGACCTGTGCTTAGTTTAATCAGTGGGAGCTGGACATTAAAGCTTCCCTTCTTTCAGGAAATCTTAGGGCCATCAATGAGAGCTTTATATGTAGTGAGGGACCCACGGGCATGGGTCTATTCAATGCTGTACAAAAATAAGCCGAGCCTTTACTCCTTGAAAAATATTCCACAACGCTTGGCTGCGATGTTTAAAGGGGAGAATGGTAAAGGAAAATGTAGTTTAAATGAAGGCTATGCCTCTGAGTTTGAATCACTGAGAAAAGAAATTTCAAATTCTAATTCAAATGCTATTTCTGTGTTGTCCTATTTATGGCTAGCAAACACAGCAGCAGCGATGAGGATAAACAGGGACTTGCTGCCAACAAATTATCAGCTGGTCAAGTTTGAAGATATTGTGAGCTTTCCTCAGAAGACTGctgaaaagatttttgcctttcttggtattcctcttcctcctgctagcTTAAACCAAATATTATTTGCCACCTCCACCAGTCTTTTCTATATTCCCTATGAAGGGGAGATTTCACCGAGTAGCATTCATGCCTGGAAACAAAACATGCCCCATGAAGAGATTAGACAGATTGAAGATATCTGTTGTTCACTGATGGACCACTTAGGATACCCAAAGTTTATAGAATAA